From a single Capsicum annuum cultivar UCD-10X-F1 chromosome 12, UCD10Xv1.1, whole genome shotgun sequence genomic region:
- the LOC107849698 gene encoding cytochrome P450 71D7-like, which produces MQFFSLASIFLFLSFLFLVRKWKNSNSQTKKLPPGPWKLPFIGSMHHMAGGVPHRVLRDLCKKYGPLMHLQLGEVSVVVVTSSEMAKQVLKTHDLAFASRPRLLAFDIICYDRKDIAFSPYGEYWRQMRKICIMEVLSAKNVRSFSSIRHDEVVRLIDSIQSSSSLGDLVNFTERIIRFTSSMTCRSAFGQVLKEQDIFFKQISEVLSLAGGSDVADIFPSYKFLHSLSGAKQKLLDSHRKLDSIVENVINEHKKNLSTHRSDDALGGEDLIDVLLRLKKDGALQFSITNDNIKAVIIDMFTAGTETSSATIVWAMVEMLKNPRTFTKAQAEVRDAFRDKVTFDTNDVDELKYLKLVIKEALRLHPPVPLLVPRECREETCINGYTIPVKTKVMVNVWALGRDPKYWDDAESFIPERFEQCSVDFLGNNFEYLPFGSGRRICPGISFGLANVYLPLAQLLYHFDWKLPTGIEPRDLDLTESVGIAAGRKSDLYLIATPYQP; this is translated from the exons ATGCAATTCTTCAGCTTGGCTtccatctttctttttctatcTTTCCTCTTTTTGGTAAGGAAATGGAAGAACTCAAATAGCCAAACCAAAAAATTGCCTCCAGGTCCATGGAAACTTCCTTTTATAGGAAGCATGCATCACATGGCTGGTGGAGTTCCACACCGCGTCCTTAGAGATTTATGCAAAAAATATGGACCGCTCATGCACCTACAGCTTGGTGAAGtttctgttgttgttgttacttctTCTGAGATGGCTAAACAAGTACTGAAAACCCATGACCTCGCTTTCGCATCTAGGCCTAGACTCTTGGCATTTGACATTATCTGTTATGATAGGAAGGACATCGCCTTTAGCCCCTATG GTGAATACTGGAGACAAATGCGTAAAATTTGTATCATGGAAGTATTGAGTGCAAAGAATGTTCGATCATTTAGCTCGATCAGGCATGATGAAGTTGTTCGTCTCATTGACTCTATCCAATCGTCTTCATCACTTGGTGATCTAGTTAATTTTACAGAAAGAATTATTAGGTTCACAAGCTCCATGACATGCAGATCCGCATTTGGGCAAGTACTAAAGGAGCAAGAcatattttttaaacaaattagTGAAGTGCTAAGCTTAGCAGGAGGCTCTGATGTGGCTGACATCTTCCCTTCATACAAGTTTCTTCATTCTCTCAGTGGCGCAAAGCAAAAACTTCTAGATTCCCACCGTAAGTTAGATTCAATTGTTGAGAATGTCATCAACGAGCACAAGAAGAATCTTTCAACTCACAGGAGTGATGATGCATTAGGAGGTGAAGACCTAATTGACGTCCTACTAAGACTTAAGAAGGATGGAGCTCTTCAATTTTCCATCACCAACGACAATATCAAAGCTGTTATTATT GACATGTTTACAGCCGGAACAGAAACTTCATCAGCAACAATTGTATGGGCTAtggttgaaatgttgaaaaatccaagaacattcacCAAAGCTCAAGCAGAAGTGCGAGACGCCTTTAGAGACAAAGTAACGTTCGATACAAATGATGTGGACGAGCTGAAATACTTAAAGTTAGTTATTAAAGAAGCTTTGCGGCTTCACCCACCAGTTCCACTTTTGGTCCCAAGAGAATGTAGGGAAGAGACATGCATAAATGGCTATACTATTCCTGTGAAGACCAAAGTCATGGTCAATGTTTGGGCATTGGGAAGAGATCCTAAATATTGGGATGACGCAGAAAGCTTTATTCCAGAGAGATTTGAGCAGTGCTCTGTGGACTTTCTTGGTAATAATTTTGAATATCTTCCCTTTGGCAGTGGGAGGAGGATTTGTCCCGGAATATCATTTGGTTTAGCTAATGTTTATTTGCCTCTAGCTCAATTGCTTTATCACTTCGATTGGAAACTCCCTACTGGAATAGAACCAAGAGACTTGGACTTGACTGAATCAGTTGGAATAGCTGCCGGTAGAAAAAGTGACCTTTATTTGATCGCCACTCCTTATCAACCTTAG